A window of the Fulvia fulva chromosome 11, complete sequence genome harbors these coding sequences:
- a CDS encoding Catalase-peroxidase — MLHSSLVRHPNLNRACSPRITRVISALPQGRLTPRGKHARLHWSEHLPRLGIASRASCTPHISQSFTFASVSSHLSPSFTPKRHQSTDTTMSQGECPVKNANIGGGGTRNRDWWPEALRLNILRQHTSQSNPFGEKQDYPSEFKKLNYDELKKDLHALMTDSQDYWPADFGHYGGLFIRMAWHSAGTYRVFDGRGGGGMGQQRFAPLNSWPDNVSLDKARRLLWPIKQKYGNKISWADLYLLTGNVALESMGFKPEGFAGGRPDTWEADDSVYWGGESTWLGNEVRYSNGKEGIQGTQQPGAGVVDGDQSKKEHKDIHSRDLEEPIAAAHMGLIYVNPEGPDGVPDPIAAARDIRTTFGRMAMNDEETVALIAGGHSFGKTHGAAPSDNVSQEPEAAPIESQGLGWTNKHGSGKGPDTITSGLEVIWTKTPTKWSNNYLEYLYKYDWELTKSPAGANQWVAKTDDNIIPDAYDANKKHKPTMLTTDLSLRYDPTYDKISRRFLENPDQFADAFAKAWFKLLHRDMGPRSRWLGPEIPKEVHIWEDPVPEVDHKLIDANDANQLKQKILSSGIGTSALVRTAWASASTFRGSDKRGGANGARIRLEPQKNWKANNPQELSKVLSALEKIQQDFNGGGKKVSLADLIVLAGNAAVEKASGLQVPFSAGRTDATQEQTDATTFEHLEPVVDGFRNYGSSPRPHRVRTEQFLIDRAQLLQLSAPEMTALVGGLRALNANWDGSKVGVFTTRPGQLTNDFFANLLDHRLDWKATGSGKEQYEAVDRKTGEKKWVGSRSDLIFGSHAELRAIAEVYGSTDGEAKFKSDFVAAWAKVMDLDRFDLTSSGNTPASARL, encoded by the coding sequence ATGCTGCACTCTTCCCTCGTTCGCCATCCAAACCTGAATCGCGCGTGTTCTCCCCGCATCACACGAGTAATATCTGCTCTACCACAGGGCCGGCTTACTCCGCGAGGCAAGCATGCCCGCCTTCACTGGAGCGAGCACCTGCCGCGTTTAGGAATTGCCTCCAGAGCATCTTGTACCCCCCATATAAGCCAATCGTTCACTTTTGCATCTGTTTCTTCTCATCTCTCCCCTTCCTTCACACCCAAACGACATCAATCAACAGACACAACCATGTCTCAAGGCGAGTGTCCAGTTAAGAACGCCAACATCGGTGGTGGCGGCACCAGGAACCGCGACTGGTGGCCAGAGGCATTGAGATTGAACATCCTCCGCCAGCACACCTCACAGTCGAACCCATTCGGCGAGAAGCAGGATTACCCATCAGAGTTCAAGAAGCTCAACTACGATGAGCTCAAGAAGGATCTTCACGCGTTGATGACCGATTCGCAAGACTACTGGCCAGCCGATTTTGGTCACTACGGCGGTCTTTTCATCCGAATGGCATGGCACAGTGCAGGCACATACCGTGTGTTCGATGGACGGGGTGGGGGTGGTATGGGACAACAGCGATTTGCTCCACTCAACAGCTGGCCAGACAATGTCTCACTTGACAAGGCCCGACGTCTGTTGTGGCCAATCAAGCAAAAGTACGGCAACAAGATTTCTTGGGCAGATCTCTACCTGCTCACTGGCAACGTCGCTCTCGAGTCCATGGGCTTCAAGCCCGAGGGTTTCGCCGGTGGTCGTCCAGACACCTGGGAGGCGGATGACTCCGTCTACTGGGGTGGCGAGAGCACATGGCTCGGCAATGAGGTCCGATACTCCAACGGCAAGGAGGGTATCCAGGGCACACAACAGCCAGGTGCTGGTGTTGTCGATGGTGACCAGTCGAAGAAGGAGCACAAGGACATTCACTCCCGCGACCTCGAGGAGCCAATTGCCGCTGCCCACATGGGTCTGATCTACGTCAACCCAGAAGGTCCAGACGGTGTCCCAGACCCAATTGCTGCAGCCCGCGACATCCGCACAACTTTCGGCCGCATGGCCATGAATGACGAGGAGACTGTTGCTCTCATTGCCGGCGGTCACTCTTTCGGAAAGACCCACGGTGCTGCTCCTTCCGACAACGTCTCGCAAGAGCCAGAGGCTGCACCAATCGAGTCCCAAGGTCTCGGCTGGACCAACAAGCACGGCTCCGGCAAGGGCCCAGACACCATTACATCTGGTCTCGAGGTCATCTGGACCAAGACTCCAACCAAGTGGAGCAACAACTACCTTGAGTACTTGTACAAGTACGATTGGGAGCTTACCAAGTCTCCAGCTGGCGCAAACCAGTGGGTTGCTAAGACCGATGACAACATCATCCCAGACGCCTACGATGCCAACAAGAAGCACAAGCCAACTATGTTGACTACCGATCTCTCCCTTCGATACGACCCAACCTACGACAAGATCTCCCGCCGCTTCCTCGAGAACCCAGATCAGTTTGCTGATGCCTTCGCCAAGGCCTGGTTCAAGCTGCTGCACCGTGACATGGGTCCACGATCCCGTTGGCTCGGCCCAGAAATTCCAAAGGAGGTGCACATCTGGGAAGACCCAGTGCCAGAGGTCGACCACAAGCTCATCGATGCCAACGATGCGAACCAGCTCAAGCAGAAGATTCTGTCTTCTGGCATTGGCACATCCGCTCTTGTCCGCACTGCATGGGCATCTGCATCCACTTTCCGTGGTAGCGACAAGCGTGGTGGTGCCAACGGTGCCCGCATCCGCCTTGAGCCACAGAAGAACTGGAAGGCAAACAACCCACAAGAGCTTTCCAAGGTCCTCAGCGCGCTTGAGAAGATCCAGCAAGACTTCAACGGCGGCGGCAAGAAGGTGTCTCTCGCCGACTTGATCGTCCTTGCCGGTAACGCTGCAGTGGAGAAGGCATCTGGTCTCCAGGTTCCATTCAGCGCTGGCCGCACAGATGCTACCCAGGAGCAGACCGATGCTACGACATTCGAGCACCTCGAGCCAGTCGTTGACGGGTTCCGCAACTACGGCTCATCGCCACGCCCACATCGTGTCCGCACCGAGCAGTTCCTCATTGACCGTGCCCAGCTTCTCCAGCTTTCTGCACCAGAGATGACTGCTCTTGTTGGTGGTCTGCGTGCACTCAACGCCAACTGGGACGGCTCCAAGGTCGGTGTCTTCACCACCCGACCAGGCCAGCTCACCAACGACTTCTTCGCCAACCTTCTCGACCACCGCCTTGACTGGAAGGCCACTGGCTCCGGCAAGGAGCAGTATGAGGCTGTTGACCGCAAGACTGGCGAGAAGAAGTGGGTCGGCAGCCGATCTGACCTGATCTTCGGTTCGCACGCTGAGCTGCGTGCCATTGCTGAGGTCTACGGCAGCACCGATGGTGAGGCCAAGTTCAAGAGCGATTTCGTCGCTGCTTGGGCTAAGGTCATGGACCTTGACCGCTTCGACCTTACCAGCAGCGGTAACACTCCTGCCTCCGCCCGTCTGTAG
- a CDS encoding MFS transporter prlL, whose translation MWRFSSSSCPTCILFEVPSNISIKRIAPSTWISLIMTLWGIATVGQGLIRNNAGLQAMRFLLGLFEAGFSPGCVYLISMYYKRYELQWRLSIFYTGSFIAGASSGLLAYAIAKMDGVGGYGDWRWIFIIEGLATTIVGIACKWFVPDWPETVTWLHREEKELLTARLAADVAEARMDRLDKRAVKRIFSDWKICLGMLMYLGVVDTDVCKPVS comes from the exons ATGTGGCGCTTTTCATCTTCTTCGTGCCCTACATGTATCCTCTTCGAAGTGCCGAGTAATATCAGTATCAAGCGGATCGCGCCTAGTACTTGGATCTCTCTGATCATGACGCTTTGGGGTATTGCGACGGTTGGGCAAGGTTTGATCCGTAATAATGCTGGATTGCAGGCGATGCGGTTCCTGCTTGGACTCTTTGAGGCTGGGTTCTCGCCGGGGTGTGTTTACTTGATCAGTATGTATTACAAGAGGTACGAGTTGCAGTGGCGGCTTAGTATCTTCTACACTGGCTCTTTCATCGCTGGTGCGTCTAGTGGGTTGTTGGCTTATGCTATTGCGAAGATGGATGGGGTGGGAGGGTATGGTGATTGGA GATGGATCTTCATCATCGAGGGACTCGCTACGACTATCGTTGGGATCGCGTGTAAATGGTTCGTCCCAGACTGGCCTGAGACTGTCACATGGCTCCACCGCGAGGAGAAGGAACTACTCACAGCCAGACTCGCTGCCGATGTAGCGGAGGCGAGGATGGATCGGCTGGATAAACGGGCTGTTAAGAGGATCTTTAGCGACTGGAAGATCTGTCTTGGCATGCTGATGTATTTGGGTGTTGTCGATACTGATGTCTGCAAGCCAGTCTCATGA
- a CDS encoding MFS transporter asaE, producing the protein MADRTLRQQRSNSSFDDSKSSSEKSFSRAPSKAGIDQLEEIDRRPSTVSFDNRGPNALPSRSTSSGTKYNKEIETPNGPVRRNDALSSLSTSNPNAAAQEPKWPSGWRPWLCLLGGFLLMFNSWGVVNTYGTYARYYKSTLLPGRDLLLFNLIGSTQSFGVLALSAVTGRFLDAGYRRELIITGTIFVAAGSFGLSGASGDEQNSGNYGLIWLTQGFLTSLGMACFFVTSSQVVATWFKAKKSLAIGTVASGASIAGLVYPVMTKYLIDALGFQRAAACVAAVITATSALAIVIAVPNPAHQIRKPEKWTVDIFWDRHAFKQNKSYLWFVASISVLFFGFYAVFFNLEEWAQDAGFGKVQDVNVGANDGLPAKPVGGQIETMWMLAAMNGASTIGRIGGAYMADKVGALNVHVTVTSIAAILVLGLWTTAEKLPAAMAFVVLFGVFSGTVIGMPPASVAYILGPNGQSKLGQWIGMMYSCAAISALTGPVIAGHLITEYKTYLTVQLWSGVCLALSAACMGAAIWCRERTKKAERLAMNEKASPSV; encoded by the exons ATGGCCGACAGGACGCTACGCCAGCAAAGAAGCAACTCTTCCTTCGACGACTCGAAGTCTAGCTCGGAGAAGTCATTCTCTCGCGCTCCAAGCAAAGCAGGTATCGATCAGTTGGAAGAGATCGATCGACGGCCCAGTACTGTTTCATTCGACAACAGAGGCCCGAATGCTCTCCCCTCACGGTCGACCAGCAGCGGCACGAAGTACAACAAGGAGATCGAGACGCCCAATGGACCAGTACGCCGCAACGATGCACTGTCTTCTCTCTCGACGTCGAACCCGAACGCTGCAGCGCAGGAGCCAAAGTGGCCTTCGGGATGGAGGCCGTGGCTCTGCCTTCTAGGCGGCTTCCTTCTCATGTTCAACTCATGGGGCGTTGTCAACACATATGGTACCTATGCAAGGTACTACAAGAGCACCCTGCTACCTGGACGAGATCTACTGCTTTTCAATCTGATCGGCTCGACACAATCATTTGGTGTGCTTGCTCTGTCGGCAGTCACTGGACGATTTCTGGACGCTGGATATCGCCGAGAACTCATCATCACAGGTACAATCTTCGTCGCAGCTGGCTCTTTCGGGCTTTCTGGAGCCAGTGGTGATGAGCAGAACTCAGGCAATTACGGCTTGATCTGGCTCACACAGGGATTCCTCACCAGCTTGGGGATGGCTTGTTTCTTCGTCACGTCTTCGCAGG TCGTTGCAACGTGGTTCAAGGCCAAGAAGAGTCTCGCAATTGGCACGGTCGCTTCTGGTGCCAGTATCGCTGGTCTTGTATACCCAGTCATGACAAAGTACCTCATCGATGCTCTTGGATTCCAACGGGCTGCTGCGTGCGTGGCAGCAGTCATCACAGCAACTTCCGCCCTTGCGATCGTTATCGCGGTTCCCAACCCTGCTCACCAGATCCGCAAGCCTGAGAAATGGACTGTCGATATCTTCTGGGACAGACACGCCTTCAAGCAGAACAAGTCATACCTTTGGTTCGTGGCATCGATCTCGGTTCTCTTCTTCGGCTTCTACGCTGTATTCTTCAACCTCGAGGAGTGGGCACAGGATGCTGGATTTGGCAAAGTTCAGGACGTCAACGTGGGCGCAAATGACGGTCTGCCAGCGAAGCCAGTCGGTGGACAGATTGAGACGATGTGGATGTTGGCTGCGATGAACGGCGCTTCTACCATCGGTCGCATTGGAGGTGCATACATGGCCGACAAAGTCGGTGCACTGAACGTCCACGTCACGGTGACAAGCATTGCAGCGATTCTGGTGCTCGGTCTGTGGACCACGGCAGAGAAACTGCCCGCCGCGATGGCCTTCGTCGTCCTCTTCGGTGTCTTCTCCGGAACCGTCATTGGCATGCCTCCAGCATCTGTCGCTTACATTCTGGGACCCAACGGGCAGTCGAAGCTCGGCCAGTGGATTGGAATGATGTACTCTTGCGCTGCCATCTCAGCCTTGACCGGTCCAGTCATTGCCGGTCACTTGATTACGGAATACAAGACGTACCTCACGGTACAACTATGGTCGGGCGTCTGCCTGGCTCTCAGTGCTGCATGCATGGGTGCCGCCATCTGGTGCCGAGAGAGGACGAAGAAGGCCGAGCGCCTGGCCATGAACGAGAAAGCCAGTCCGTCTGTCTAA